GACGAGGTCGACCTGGGCGCGGCCACTCTTGGAACGGATGTCCTCTCTGCGGCCGCCGTGCCGGAGATCAGCCCTGAATATCTGGAGCTTCTTGAAAGAGACTGGGACACGTTCATTCTCGGGCACTAAAATGCAACGCCGGATATTTCGGGGCCTTGCGCCCCTGCTGCTGCCATACTGCGCACTCTTCTGCGCAGGCATGGCCCTGACCCTGGCCCAGAGCCTGGGTCTCCTCCTGCCGCTGGGCACAGGGGAGGCGACCCTTGCCCACTACCGGGCCCTGTTCCAGGATCCGGCGATGGGTCTATCTCTGGGTCTGTCCCTGTTCGTGGCCCTCGTATCGGCGGCGGGCTCGGTCCTGGGCGGCACCGTCCTGGCCCTGGCCCTGTGGCGCATGCCCCCCGGACTGCGCCGGGTAGGCGTCATCTCCAAGGTCGGCCTCATCCTGCCTCATGTGGCGGTGGCGTTTCTGGTCCTTCTCTTCCTCGGCAGGACGGGGCTCGTGTCCTCCGCCCTTTTCCAGACGGGCCTCATCGCCTCCCCGGAAGAATTCCCGAACATCCTGCACACGGGCAGCGGACTGGGCATGATCATGGCATTTCTCCTCAAGGGCGTGCCGTTTTCCCTGCTGCTGGTCGGTGCCGTGCTCTTCGGTTTTGATGCCAGACTGATCCAGACGGCGCGCATGCTTGGAGCCGGTCCCTGGCGCACCTTCCGGACCGTGACCCTGCCCCGGCTCCTGCCCGCGATGCACAGCGCCTTCATCATCCTCTTTCTGTACGCCTTCGGTTCTTTTGACATCCCCTTCGTGCTCGGCGAATCGCACCCCGGCATGCTCTCCATCCGGGTCTACGACATTTTCTTCCTGAGGGACCTTGACCAGCGCCCGCTGGCCATGGCCATTCTGACACTCATGTTCCTCTTCGCCGCCCTTTTCGCCATGCTCTACAACCGCTTCGCAGCCTATCTCGACGGATGGAGGCGCAAGCTGTGAGACACGCCCCGACCATCATCGCCCTGGTCCTCATGTTCCTGCTGCCGGTCGTCGTGCTCATTTTGCAGGCCGGGGCTCCGGGCTGGCGATTTCCGGAACTCTGGCCGGAGCTTTCCCTCGACGGACTGCGCTTCCTCGCAGCCCGTCCGGGCCCCTTCCTGACCGCCCTGACCAGCTCGCTCGGCTATTCGCTGGCGACAGTGGCCCTGACGCTGGCCATGACCATCCTCCCGGCACAGGTGCTGGCCTTTGGGTCCTTTGCCGGAAAAAACCTGCTCGAAGGCCTGCTCCTGCTCCCGGCCCTGGTTCCGGCCATGACCTTCTCCATGGGCCTGCACTTCATCTTCATCAAGATCGGCCTGGCCGACACCGCGCCCGGCGTGATCCTGGTCCTGTCCATGATCAGTTATCCGTACATGCTGCGCGCCCTGACCACGGGCTATTCGCTCATGGGCCGCGAGTACGGAATCTGCGCCCGCAATCTGGGAGCATCGACGTGGACCGTCTTTCTGGAGGTGGAGATGCCGCTGCTGCTTCCGGCCATGGCCGCCGGCGGAAGCGTGGTCTTTCTGGTGGCTTTTTCCGAATATTTCCTGGTCTTCCTGATCGGAGGCGGCAGCGTTGCGTCCTTCACCGGCTATCTCTTCCCGCTCATCACCTCTTCCAACCGGGGCCTTGGCGCCCTGGTGACCCTGGTCTTCCTGGCAGTGCCCATCGCGCTCTTCATCGTGCTGGAGTTGGGGCTGTACAGATATTACCGCAAACGGCGGATGCGATAGGAGTTTACGCACGCGCGACTATACTTCATTTTCAAATTGAATTATAGTTGCAGCATGAAACGACTTCCGCTCATCACACACAGCCTCTTTGCCGAACTTGTCGACCAGTGCAGGTCGGAACCCCGCAACCCCGAAGTATGGCCGTTGAGCGGCAGCATTGTCACGGTGCCGGTCGGTGATCAGGAGCACTGGTATTTCCAGAAAAGC
This is a stretch of genomic DNA from Desulfomicrobium apsheronum. It encodes these proteins:
- a CDS encoding ABC transporter permease; translation: MQRRIFRGLAPLLLPYCALFCAGMALTLAQSLGLLLPLGTGEATLAHYRALFQDPAMGLSLGLSLFVALVSAAGSVLGGTVLALALWRMPPGLRRVGVISKVGLILPHVAVAFLVLLFLGRTGLVSSALFQTGLIASPEEFPNILHTGSGLGMIMAFLLKGVPFSLLLVGAVLFGFDARLIQTARMLGAGPWRTFRTVTLPRLLPAMHSAFIILFLYAFGSFDIPFVLGESHPGMLSIRVYDIFFLRDLDQRPLAMAILTLMFLFAALFAMLYNRFAAYLDGWRRKL
- a CDS encoding ABC transporter permease, which produces MRHAPTIIALVLMFLLPVVVLILQAGAPGWRFPELWPELSLDGLRFLAARPGPFLTALTSSLGYSLATVALTLAMTILPAQVLAFGSFAGKNLLEGLLLLPALVPAMTFSMGLHFIFIKIGLADTAPGVILVLSMISYPYMLRALTTGYSLMGREYGICARNLGASTWTVFLEVEMPLLLPAMAAGGSVVFLVAFSEYFLVFLIGGGSVASFTGYLFPLITSSNRGLGALVTLVFLAVPIALFIVLELGLYRYYRKRRMR